A single Plasmodium malariae genome assembly, chromosome: 6 DNA region contains:
- the PmUG01_06016300 gene encoding conserved Plasmodium protein, unknown function has product MPSKSGRVRMPADNRLPVSASLKTSEIWKNSVGYDPYASIEELNNKKEIKNEEINEKAKNLFNLARLTGNVSSTIPGACTLCNYVGHLPYQCRNFLNLEKHNFQKDIKENEEDDLKERRNLGLISSESEVDSGSESGSGSGSGSGSGSGSKRSHGNVHHRRSKKKHKKRKSKHDERKRKKLKQSSDSYIDSDGKHREWEIRKKRKEKKEKKHKKYYESKKHKHNVKDSRSSEDSKNCKKVKVRSKKDDKKKKKKRKKERMIT; this is encoded by the coding sequence atgcctAGCAAGTCAGGAAGAGTTAGAATGCCCGCTGATAACAGACTTCCTGTTTCAGCTTCCTTAAAAACGTCCGAAATTTGGAAAAATTCTGTTGGTTATGATCCGTATGCTTCTATTGaagaattaaataacaagaaagaaataaaaaatgaagaaataaatgaaaaggcAAAAAACTTATTTAACTTGGCAAGGCTAACTGGTAATGTTTCCAGTACCATACCTGGAGCCTGCACACTTTGCAATTATGTTGGTCATTTACCTTACCAGTGCAGGAATTTTCTTAACTTGGAGAAACATAATTTTCAGAAGGATATAAAGGAAAATGAGGAAGACGATTTAAAGGAAAGAAGAAATTTGGGTCTTATAAGCAGCGAAAGTGAAGTTGACAGTGGAAGTGAAAGCGGAAGTGGAAGTGGAAGTGGAAGTGGAAGCGGAAGCGGAAGCAAAAGAAGCCATGGTAACGTCCACCATCGAAGGAGCAAAAAGaaacacaaaaaaagaaaaagcaaaCACGACGAACGTAAACGTAAGAAACTCAAGCAGAGTAGCGACAGCTACATCGACAGTGATGGCAAACATAGAGAATGGGAAATTcgtaaaaaaaggaaagagaAGAAGGAGAAgaaacacaaaaaatattatgagagtaaaaaacataaacataacGTAAAAGATAGTCGTAGTAGTGAAGACAgtaaaaattgcaaaaaagtaaaggtcagaagtaaaaaagacgataaaaaaaaaaaaaaaaaaaggaaaaaagagaGAATGATTACataa